In Aristaeella hokkaidonensis, the following are encoded in one genomic region:
- a CDS encoding transglutaminase-like domain-containing protein gives MANNTEEMIRKLQNCAPYTDESFPYKSRTLASRIHSGKIRRYFKDNAGLDLNEIAASELTTWEKVLRISEFVSAHIPHDNQKEWIRKLNAFTLWEYAQRIPTGFNCRWHAILLSELLLSVGIKNRFVTCMPEDKNDQDCHVVNLVWLPEMDKWAMVDCDMQEYVTDPEGIPLSLEEMRAELIAGRKLNVHRNSDPEGVEFMQGYWAKNLYWFSIHMTYGYELEGFRIQPDIYIHLVPPGYEIPGKYRRLGDRVTTNAAAFWQG, from the coding sequence TTGGCTAATAATACGGAAGAAATGATCCGGAAATTACAGAACTGTGCACCTTACACGGATGAGTCCTTTCCTTACAAATCAAGAACTCTGGCGAGCCGGATCCATTCCGGAAAAATCCGCCGGTATTTCAAGGATAATGCAGGACTGGATCTGAACGAGATTGCCGCATCCGAGCTGACAACCTGGGAGAAGGTGCTGAGAATCAGTGAATTTGTTTCTGCACATATTCCGCATGACAACCAAAAGGAATGGATAAGGAAGCTCAATGCATTTACCCTCTGGGAATATGCACAGCGGATCCCAACCGGTTTCAACTGCCGCTGGCATGCCATACTGTTAAGCGAATTGCTGCTTTCTGTTGGAATCAAAAACCGTTTCGTAACCTGTATGCCGGAAGATAAGAATGATCAGGACTGTCATGTAGTAAACCTGGTATGGCTGCCGGAAATGGACAAATGGGCTATGGTTGACTGTGATATGCAGGAATATGTGACGGATCCAGAGGGCATTCCGCTTTCCCTGGAAGAAATGCGAGCGGAGCTCATCGCCGGAAGAAAGCTGAACGTCCACCGGAATTCCGATCCGGAAGGGGTGGAGTTTATGCAGGGATACTGGGCGAAGAATCTTTACTGGTTCAGCATTCATATGACGTATGGTTATGAGCTGGAGGGATTTCGTATTCAGCCTGATATTTATATCCACCTTGTTCCTCCGGGGTATGAAATACCGGGGAAATACAGACGTTTGGGAGACAGAGTTACAACCAACGCCGCCGCGTTCTGGCAGGGATAA
- a CDS encoding MFS transporter — translation MNKHSIKQLYSFLLLWGSQTVSQLGTAMTDYAIIIWVYSQKGTASSVTLLTVCSFLPTIFLRFLAGSMVDRWNKKRIMLIADLLAACGTLAVFVLHSAEVLQIWHLYAINFLLSLMNAFQEPASFVAVSMLVPKEHYARASGLQGFGGAAISILAPALGALLLAYGGLELVLIIDLVTFAIAFLVLLFLIRIPETEKKETEEEPFSKTCLAGIRYLREHTAILRIALFLAVINFLAKLGNDGMLSPFILGRTGNNQPVLGAVESFTALGVLVGSLLVTLMKPAKKRIPLIFITTGLIFFGNIIQSLTSQPWLWCAAAFGSYLFAAVMNVNMDTLMREKVPLEMQGRVFSAKSTLQNFTIPIALLLGGLLADTVFEPFMLADSPLQRILTCLFGIGKGTGIGLMFFIVGVAGMLISFTRLRKPIYRELDRKENEMIQTND, via the coding sequence ATGAATAAACATTCTATCAAACAACTTTACAGTTTTCTTTTGCTATGGGGATCACAGACCGTATCCCAGCTTGGGACGGCCATGACGGATTATGCGATCATTATCTGGGTATACAGCCAGAAAGGAACCGCGTCCAGTGTGACCCTGCTGACAGTATGCTCTTTTCTGCCGACGATTTTTCTTCGCTTCCTGGCGGGAAGCATGGTGGATCGATGGAACAAAAAGCGCATAATGCTGATCGCGGACCTGCTGGCAGCCTGCGGTACGCTGGCTGTGTTTGTGCTGCATTCCGCGGAGGTTCTGCAGATCTGGCATCTGTATGCGATCAACTTCCTGCTGAGCCTGATGAACGCCTTCCAGGAACCTGCCTCCTTTGTTGCGGTCAGTATGCTGGTGCCAAAGGAACACTATGCCCGGGCCAGCGGCCTGCAGGGATTCGGCGGAGCAGCGATATCCATACTGGCGCCGGCACTTGGTGCGCTGCTGCTGGCATACGGCGGGCTGGAACTGGTGCTGATCATCGACCTGGTGACTTTTGCCATTGCCTTCCTGGTGCTGCTTTTCCTGATCCGGATACCGGAGACAGAAAAAAAGGAAACGGAAGAGGAGCCATTCTCCAAGACATGCCTGGCCGGGATCCGGTATCTCCGGGAGCATACCGCGATTCTCCGGATTGCCCTGTTCCTGGCGGTGATCAACTTTTTGGCGAAGCTGGGTAACGACGGGATGCTCTCGCCCTTTATCCTGGGCCGGACAGGAAATAACCAGCCGGTACTGGGCGCGGTGGAGAGCTTTACAGCTTTGGGTGTGCTGGTCGGAAGCCTGCTTGTGACCCTGATGAAACCGGCGAAGAAACGGATTCCGCTGATCTTTATCACAACCGGCCTGATCTTTTTCGGGAACATCATCCAGAGCCTGACTTCCCAGCCGTGGCTTTGGTGTGCGGCGGCCTTTGGCAGTTATCTGTTTGCCGCGGTGATGAATGTAAATATGGATACACTGATGCGGGAAAAGGTTCCGCTGGAAATGCAGGGACGGGTGTTTTCCGCGAAGAGTACGCTTCAGAATTTCACGATTCCGATTGCACTCCTGCTGGGCGGCCTGCTGGCAGATACGGTATTTGAACCGTTTATGCTGGCGGATTCCCCGCTGCAGAGAATCCTGACCTGCTTGTTCGGTATTGGAAAAGGAACAGGGATCGGCCTGATGTTCTTTATTGTCGGAGTTGCCGGAATGCTGATCAGCTTTACCAGGCTGCGCAAGCCGATTTACAGGGAACTGGACCGGAAGGAAAACGAAATGATACAGACGAATGACTGA
- a CDS encoding Type 1 glutamine amidotransferase-like domain-containing protein yields the protein MNSNKAIAFFSGFPDRRFTDEIAARLEKELPVRRCIVFITTCPVDYQQNDEDSAGMHGMFVEYGIGFERFCVVDARMDPADAQKWAREADCFFLMGGGVCAEQMQLMRDKGIYDIVRDGPGMVLGVSAGSMNMGKTTVDWTGDWEPLEPYEGLGFADITVISHFDYGDTGRLRFMKAVSMERPVCAMEDESAIFIRNGKVDIIGMIHKVENGNIGLFTEEDVRL from the coding sequence ATGAACAGTAATAAAGCAATCGCTTTTTTCAGCGGATTCCCGGATCGCCGGTTTACAGATGAAATTGCCGCGCGGCTGGAGAAGGAGCTGCCTGTACGCAGATGCATAGTATTTATCACTACCTGTCCGGTAGATTATCAGCAGAATGATGAAGATTCCGCCGGAATGCACGGGATGTTTGTGGAATACGGAATTGGTTTTGAACGGTTCTGTGTGGTGGACGCCAGAATGGATCCTGCCGACGCGCAGAAGTGGGCCCGGGAGGCAGACTGCTTCTTCCTGATGGGCGGCGGAGTCTGCGCCGAGCAGATGCAGCTGATGCGGGATAAAGGGATCTATGACATCGTCCGGGATGGCCCGGGGATGGTGCTTGGCGTCAGTGCCGGCTCCATGAACATGGGAAAAACGACGGTAGACTGGACGGGAGACTGGGAACCCCTTGAACCGTATGAAGGACTGGGATTTGCCGATATTACTGTGATCAGTCATTTTGACTATGGTGATACGGGTCGGCTGCGGTTCATGAAGGCGGTTTCCATGGAGCGGCCTGTCTGCGCCATGGAGGATGAAAGCGCCATCTTTATCAGAAACGGCAAGGTGGACATCATCGGCATGATTCACAAGGTTGAAAATGGAAACATCGGACTGTTCACGGAGGAAGATGTAAGGCTTTGA
- a CDS encoding GGDEF domain-containing protein — MAEMKMDELILRFFKEDIGGILITGQNGEILYEDEKTSFIRTEKTNWESACPEPRDGQKGERWDLVRSENGKTYMVTTSAFTDGEGLKQIHHLADTSDYTELYRNMSDYSRMLRNQKDYDGLTGLYNRGKFMEMKRTLFRTQDEIAIFNMDVNNLKQVNDTLGHEAGDRLLRKAAESLKRIEARNVIPFRTGGDEFIVAVVHVNREDAEKIRHDWEKALAELNEAEDGLLCTVACGFAFGEKGYDLEEILARADQAMYEDKKKKKGIN, encoded by the coding sequence ATGGCAGAGATGAAAATGGACGAGCTGATTCTCCGCTTTTTTAAGGAAGATATCGGCGGTATCCTGATCACCGGTCAAAACGGGGAAATCCTCTATGAGGATGAGAAGACATCGTTTATCCGGACGGAGAAAACAAACTGGGAGAGCGCCTGCCCCGAACCGAGGGACGGACAGAAGGGCGAACGCTGGGATCTGGTGCGCTCTGAGAACGGAAAGACATACATGGTGACTACCTCTGCGTTTACAGACGGAGAGGGATTGAAACAGATTCATCACCTGGCGGACACCAGTGATTATACGGAATTGTACCGGAATATGAGCGATTATTCCCGGATGCTTCGGAACCAAAAGGATTATGACGGGCTGACCGGACTTTACAACCGGGGTAAATTCATGGAAATGAAACGGACGCTGTTCCGGACCCAGGATGAGATAGCCATATTCAATATGGATGTGAACAACCTGAAACAGGTGAACGACACCCTCGGCCATGAGGCGGGAGACCGGCTGCTCCGGAAAGCGGCGGAAAGCCTGAAACGGATTGAGGCAAGGAACGTGATTCCTTTTCGGACCGGCGGGGATGAATTCATCGTGGCTGTTGTTCATGTGAACCGGGAGGATGCGGAGAAGATCCGGCATGATTGGGAAAAAGCGCTGGCGGAGCTGAACGAGGCAGAGGACGGCCTTCTCTGTACGGTGGCCTGCGGGTTCGCCTTCGGGGAAAAAGGATACGACCTGGAGGAAATACTTGCCCGGGCAGACCAGGCGATGTATGAAGACAAGAAGAAAAAGAAAGGAATAAACTGA
- the preA gene encoding NAD-dependent dihydropyrimidine dehydrogenase subunit PreA: protein MIRTTPAIARADMIRCVLCGNAPCDDACGKLKPAELLRNIWFGNEQTAAQRLPEENPCLTCKAPCEQACVRPGEVPIRDLINRLRYQVKPECETPLPENENRLKCDLCGIPLENPFLLSSSVVASTYDMCARAFEAGWAGVCFKTICSLDIHEASPRFSAITGNDGSIIGFKNIEQLSDHSVAENMEIFRRLKTKYPTKFILASIMGKDEAEWGELARLCEENGADAVELNFSCPNMAEGGLGSDIGQVPELVERLTRAAKQACHIPVLAKLTPNVANMSPAAEAAKRGGADGIAAINTIKSITGVNLHTYVAAPSVHGQSAVGGYSGNAVKPIAMRFVAELGQHPDMKGMHLSAMGGVETWQDALEFILLGGGSIQVTTAVMQYGYRIVEDLKSGLNLYLKEKGFNSVKEAVGLALDTLSKTTDTLERDTVLFPQFVHERCIGCGRCKISCDDGGHQAIRLDEERHPVLNGKNCVGCHLCVLVCPQRAIQPGRKRIARNK, encoded by the coding sequence ATGATCCGGACTACTCCCGCGATTGCGCGCGCAGACATGATCCGGTGCGTGCTGTGTGGGAACGCACCTTGTGACGACGCCTGCGGAAAGCTGAAACCGGCAGAACTGCTGCGGAATATCTGGTTCGGCAATGAACAGACAGCGGCACAGCGCCTGCCGGAAGAGAACCCGTGCCTGACCTGCAAGGCGCCCTGTGAGCAGGCCTGCGTCCGGCCGGGAGAAGTGCCGATCCGGGATCTGATAAACCGGCTGCGGTATCAGGTGAAGCCGGAATGTGAAACACCCCTTCCTGAAAACGAGAACAGGCTGAAGTGTGACCTGTGCGGGATTCCACTGGAGAATCCATTTTTGCTGTCCTCTTCCGTAGTGGCCAGCACCTATGACATGTGCGCACGGGCATTTGAGGCGGGCTGGGCAGGGGTTTGCTTCAAGACGATCTGCTCCCTGGACATCCATGAGGCATCCCCGCGGTTTTCCGCGATTACGGGTAATGACGGCAGTATCATCGGCTTCAAGAACATTGAGCAGCTTTCCGACCACAGCGTGGCGGAGAACATGGAGATCTTCCGACGGCTGAAAACAAAGTATCCCACCAAGTTCATCCTGGCTTCCATTATGGGAAAAGATGAAGCAGAATGGGGCGAGTTGGCCCGGTTGTGTGAAGAGAACGGCGCGGATGCGGTGGAGCTGAACTTCTCCTGCCCCAATATGGCGGAGGGAGGCCTGGGCAGCGATATCGGCCAGGTGCCGGAGCTGGTGGAACGGCTCACACGAGCCGCGAAGCAGGCCTGCCATATTCCGGTGCTGGCAAAGCTGACGCCGAATGTGGCAAACATGAGCCCTGCGGCGGAGGCGGCGAAGCGAGGCGGAGCGGACGGCATTGCCGCCATCAACACGATTAAATCAATTACCGGAGTGAACCTGCACACTTATGTAGCTGCGCCCTCCGTCCACGGACAGAGCGCGGTGGGCGGATACAGCGGTAATGCTGTGAAACCTATTGCCATGCGGTTTGTTGCGGAACTGGGGCAGCATCCGGATATGAAAGGCATGCATCTGTCCGCCATGGGCGGGGTGGAGACCTGGCAGGATGCGCTGGAATTTATCCTGCTGGGAGGCGGTTCCATCCAGGTGACCACCGCTGTGATGCAATACGGATACCGGATTGTTGAAGATCTGAAATCAGGGCTGAACCTGTACCTGAAGGAGAAGGGCTTCAACAGCGTAAAGGAAGCAGTTGGTCTTGCGCTGGACACCCTGAGCAAAACTACTGATACCCTGGAGCGGGATACGGTTCTGTTTCCTCAGTTTGTACACGAACGCTGTATCGGCTGCGGCCGCTGCAAAATCTCCTGTGACGACGGCGGGCACCAGGCAATCCGGCTGGACGAGGAACGTCACCCTGTGCTGAACGGGAAAAACTGCGTGGGCTGCCATCTGTGTGTGCTGGTATGCCCTCAGCGGGCTATTCAGCCTGGCAGGAAGCGGATTGCCCGGAACAAATAA
- a CDS encoding STAS domain-containing protein gives MTITKNLNGTALEIALAGRLDTMTAPELEAELNKDLGGADSLTLDFGKLDYISSAGLRVLLTAHKAMAAKGGMKICNVNEVVQEVFEVTGFADILTIE, from the coding sequence ATGACCATTACCAAGAACCTGAACGGAACAGCCCTGGAGATCGCCCTGGCGGGCCGGCTGGATACTATGACCGCCCCGGAACTGGAGGCGGAACTGAATAAAGATCTGGGCGGTGCTGACAGCCTGACGCTGGACTTCGGCAAGCTGGACTATATTTCTTCTGCCGGACTGCGGGTACTGCTGACCGCACATAAGGCCATGGCCGCGAAGGGCGGCATGAAGATCTGCAACGTCAACGAGGTTGTTCAGGAAGTATTTGAAGTGACAGGCTTCGCCGATATCCTGACGATTGAATGA
- a CDS encoding ATP-binding cassette domain-containing protein: MSFGKELNVLLYVLFGSFDTLTTILSVLYMIGLWRLFVKCGLKGWWALVPIVKYYKLALCADREQEGRTVTLLHTVVTLVYIVNTYMEPGSVPYFFCALLDVACMPAVLIYSARMYSGLCRVFERRRWWVLLWLVAELFPVAPLLWGFRKKYQPLWLAEEIRDDADYYFSGRKAAILDQGLTVNLEERTAWEFFKKKYLLRNIHLSIQPGHMVLLLGGSGAGKTTFLNAVNGYEPAKAEVTINGRNMYKNYKEMQYDIGFVPQADLIRGCDTVYRTLMDTAMLRLPNSFSHAERNERVEEVMDIFGLTPVKGNLVSKLSGGQRKRLSIAMEFISNPTLFILDEPDSGLDGVMARELFTQLRKIADQGKIIIVITHTPDRVIDLFDDVIVLAKDAKRTGRLAWFGPIDEARAFFGKEKMEEIVKSVNREEEGGEGRADEFILKYAEVQHV, from the coding sequence ATGTCTTTTGGGAAGGAACTGAATGTTCTGCTCTATGTCCTGTTTGGTTCGTTTGATACGCTGACAACGATTCTGTCGGTCCTTTATATGATTGGACTGTGGAGGTTGTTTGTGAAATGCGGCCTGAAGGGCTGGTGGGCGCTGGTGCCGATTGTAAAATATTACAAACTGGCACTGTGCGCAGACCGCGAGCAGGAAGGCCGGACAGTAACCTTACTTCATACTGTCGTTACGCTTGTATATATTGTAAATACATACATGGAGCCGGGAAGCGTTCCGTACTTTTTCTGCGCGCTTCTGGATGTTGCGTGCATGCCGGCTGTCCTGATCTATTCCGCCCGGATGTATTCAGGCTTGTGCCGGGTTTTTGAACGAAGAAGATGGTGGGTGCTGCTGTGGCTTGTGGCAGAGCTTTTTCCGGTTGCACCGCTGCTTTGGGGGTTCCGGAAAAAGTACCAGCCGCTGTGGCTGGCGGAAGAGATCCGGGACGATGCGGATTATTATTTTTCCGGCAGAAAGGCTGCGATACTGGATCAGGGCCTGACTGTAAACCTGGAAGAGCGGACGGCCTGGGAGTTCTTTAAAAAGAAATACCTGCTCAGGAACATCCACCTGAGTATTCAGCCCGGACATATGGTGCTGTTGCTGGGCGGTTCCGGTGCGGGGAAGACTACCTTCCTGAATGCGGTGAACGGATATGAGCCCGCGAAGGCAGAAGTGACCATCAACGGCCGGAACATGTATAAAAACTATAAGGAAATGCAGTATGATATCGGCTTTGTGCCGCAGGCGGACCTGATCCGCGGCTGCGATACGGTCTACCGAACATTGATGGATACTGCTATGCTGCGGCTGCCCAACAGTTTTTCCCACGCGGAACGGAATGAGCGGGTGGAAGAAGTGATGGACATATTCGGATTGACCCCGGTAAAGGGCAACCTGGTGTCCAAGCTTTCCGGCGGACAGCGGAAGCGGTTGTCCATCGCCATGGAATTTATCTCCAACCCGACCCTGTTCATCCTGGATGAGCCGGACAGCGGCCTGGACGGAGTGATGGCCCGGGAACTGTTTACACAGCTGCGTAAAATCGCTGACCAGGGCAAGATAATCATCGTGATCACCCATACCCCAGACCGGGTCATCGATCTTTTCGATGACGTGATCGTTCTGGCAAAAGACGCGAAACGCACCGGGCGTCTGGCCTGGTTCGGCCCCATTGACGAGGCGCGTGCCTTCTTCGGCAAGGAAAAGATGGAGGAGATCGTGAAGTCTGTAAACCGAGAGGAAGAGGGCGGCGAAGGCCGGGCAGATGAGTTCATCCTCAAGTACGCGGAGGTGCAGCATGTCTGA
- a CDS encoding ABC transporter permease → MSETIVKKERTFRHRDRLSQVPIYLGKQFRFFINESDWKVIPMAAVIAMLVSVVIRNRIFANMEGCVIGSFALTCVALWNGCFNSIQAICRERAIIKREHRSGMHITSYMFSHMVYQFVLCLVQTIVSLYVMHATGVPFPEEGIFLKKMMIVEFGITMLLISYAADMMSLFISSIAHTTTAAMTVMPFVLIFQLVFSGGVIPLPERIQPLSNFTISNYGIKAIASQCGYNELPMAAGWTAVNSMRNSEINEVITVGQVLDILNSDALAKHREDVVISPKTEAEMLEILDLGITGNAEKMIIKDPITFGELLDFANNSELIQKRRDKSFPVDITVGDLMEIFGEDNVKNFLQQRTAEAAQKKQYEKTRVNVLINWFFLCVFILGFALMSTVSLELIDKDKR, encoded by the coding sequence ATGTCTGAAACGATCGTCAAAAAGGAAAGAACATTCCGGCACCGTGACAGGTTGAGCCAGGTGCCGATTTACCTGGGCAAGCAGTTTCGCTTTTTTATTAATGAAAGCGACTGGAAAGTGATCCCGATGGCCGCGGTGATTGCTATGCTGGTGTCGGTGGTGATCCGGAACCGGATCTTTGCCAACATGGAGGGTTGCGTAATCGGCTCTTTTGCGCTGACCTGCGTAGCCCTATGGAACGGATGCTTCAATTCCATTCAGGCCATCTGCCGGGAGAGGGCGATTATCAAGCGGGAACACCGCTCCGGCATGCATATTACCTCTTATATGTTTTCTCATATGGTCTACCAGTTTGTACTGTGCCTGGTTCAGACAATTGTCAGTCTGTATGTCATGCACGCGACCGGGGTCCCTTTTCCGGAGGAAGGCATCTTTCTGAAGAAGATGATGATAGTGGAATTCGGAATCACCATGTTGTTGATTTCCTATGCAGCGGACATGATGAGCCTGTTTATTTCCAGTATTGCGCATACCACGACGGCTGCCATGACTGTGATGCCTTTTGTGCTGATCTTCCAGCTGGTTTTCTCCGGCGGGGTGATCCCGCTGCCGGAAAGGATCCAGCCGCTGTCCAACTTTACGATATCCAACTATGGCATCAAGGCAATTGCCTCCCAGTGCGGCTATAATGAGCTGCCGATGGCTGCCGGCTGGACCGCTGTGAACAGCATGCGGAACAGTGAAATTAATGAGGTTATCACGGTAGGCCAGGTGCTGGATATCCTGAACAGCGACGCCCTGGCGAAGCACCGGGAGGATGTTGTGATCAGTCCAAAGACAGAAGCAGAGATGCTGGAGATCCTGGATCTCGGGATTACCGGCAACGCAGAGAAAATGATTATCAAAGATCCTATCACCTTTGGTGAACTGCTGGATTTTGCCAACAACAGCGAACTGATCCAGAAACGGCGGGACAAGAGCTTTCCGGTTGATATTACTGTGGGCGACCTGATGGAGATCTTCGGAGAAGATAATGTAAAAAATTTTCTGCAGCAGAGAACGGCTGAGGCTGCCCAGAAGAAACAGTATGAAAAGACCCGGGTCAACGTCCTGATCAACTGGTTCTTCCTGTGCGTGTTTATCCTGGGCTTTGCCTTGATGTCAACCGTTTCGCTGGAACTGATTGACAAGGATAAGAGATAA
- a CDS encoding ammonium transporter, translating to MTFSAANTIWVLLGAALVFFMQAGFAMCEAGFTRAKNTGNILMKNLMDFCIGTPLYWLFGYGIMFGAGTALFGWIDPFIMKDYSHILPAGVPLWAYAIFQTVFCATSATIVSGAMAERTKFSAYCIYSAAISLFIYPVSGHWIWGGGFLAEMGFHDFAGSTAVHMVGGICALIGAKILGPRVGKYGKDGKPRAILGHNLSIAALGVFILWFCWFGFNGASTVGMDSDELIGSASLVFFNTNLAAAVATLTTMIFTWLRYGKPDVSMTFNAALAGLVGITAGCDAVDPFGAALIGLACGFVIVFAVEFFDKVVKIDDPVGAISVHGVCGALGTILTGLFATGGTTMKGVFYGGGFKFFGIQVLGVLCTIAWTAAIITVVFLLIKKTIGLRADAADEVMGLDRSEHGLLTAYSGFAILPEEGYDAPAAAPAPVAAAAPVAEAVPVAVKKAEKPAGEPVYTRVQIICRPASLESLKKAMNGIGITGMTVTNVMGYGAQKGKPEYYRGTPVEVTLLPKVQVDIVVSKIPVSEVVETARGVLYTGHIGDGKIFVQDVENVIRVRTGEEGYDALQSDE from the coding sequence ATGACATTCTCGGCAGCCAACACAATATGGGTGCTCCTAGGAGCAGCTCTGGTCTTCTTCATGCAGGCGGGATTCGCCATGTGTGAAGCGGGTTTCACCCGCGCCAAAAATACCGGTAACATTTTGATGAAGAACCTGATGGACTTCTGTATCGGTACCCCGTTGTACTGGCTGTTCGGCTACGGCATTATGTTCGGCGCCGGCACCGCACTCTTCGGCTGGATCGATCCCTTTATCATGAAGGATTACAGCCATATTCTTCCGGCGGGCGTTCCGCTCTGGGCATACGCCATCTTCCAGACCGTCTTCTGTGCCACCTCCGCCACCATCGTTTCCGGTGCCATGGCTGAGCGGACTAAATTCTCTGCTTACTGCATCTACTCCGCAGCGATCTCGCTGTTCATCTACCCGGTCTCCGGTCACTGGATCTGGGGCGGCGGTTTCCTCGCTGAAATGGGCTTCCATGATTTCGCCGGTTCTACCGCAGTTCACATGGTCGGCGGCATTTGCGCCCTGATCGGTGCTAAGATCCTTGGACCCCGCGTTGGCAAGTACGGTAAGGACGGAAAGCCCCGCGCCATCCTCGGTCACAACCTTTCCATCGCAGCCCTGGGCGTGTTCATCCTCTGGTTCTGCTGGTTCGGTTTCAACGGTGCTTCCACCGTGGGCATGGACAGCGACGAACTGATCGGCAGCGCCTCCCTGGTTTTCTTCAACACCAACCTGGCCGCTGCTGTGGCCACCCTGACCACCATGATCTTCACCTGGCTCCGCTACGGCAAGCCTGATGTCTCCATGACCTTCAACGCTGCCCTGGCCGGTCTGGTCGGCATCACTGCCGGCTGCGACGCAGTCGATCCCTTCGGTGCAGCTCTCATCGGTCTCGCCTGCGGTTTCGTGATCGTCTTCGCAGTTGAATTCTTCGACAAGGTTGTGAAGATCGATGACCCGGTCGGCGCCATCTCTGTCCACGGTGTATGCGGCGCTCTCGGTACTATCCTGACCGGCCTGTTTGCCACCGGCGGCACCACCATGAAGGGTGTCTTCTACGGCGGCGGCTTCAAGTTCTTTGGCATCCAGGTCCTGGGCGTCCTGTGCACCATTGCCTGGACTGCAGCAATCATCACCGTTGTCTTCCTGCTTATCAAAAAGACCATCGGCCTGCGGGCGGATGCCGCGGATGAGGTCATGGGCCTTGACCGCAGCGAGCACGGCCTGCTCACCGCTTATTCCGGATTTGCCATCCTGCCTGAAGAAGGTTATGACGCCCCCGCTGCCGCTCCGGCTCCCGTTGCCGCAGCCGCTCCTGTTGCGGAAGCTGTGCCTGTCGCTGTGAAGAAGGCCGAAAAGCCTGCAGGCGAACCGGTTTACACCCGTGTACAGATCATCTGCCGTCCTGCCAGCCTGGAGAGCCTGAAGAAGGCCATGAATGGCATCGGCATCACCGGTATGACCGTTACCAATGTTATGGGTTACGGCGCCCAGAAGGGCAAGCCCGAGTACTATCGTGGTACTCCCGTGGAAGTTACCCTGCTGCCCAAGGTACAGGTTGATATCGTCGTCAGCAAGATCCCCGTCAGCGAAGTTGTTGAAACAGCCCGCGGCGTCCTGTACACCGGTCACATCGGTGATGGTAAGATCTTCGTCCAGGATGTGGAAAATGTTATCCGGGTTCGTACCGGCGAGGAAGGCTACGACGCCCTCCAGTCGGATGAATAA